A region of Paraburkholderia sp. BL23I1N1 DNA encodes the following proteins:
- a CDS encoding phytochelatin synthase family protein, translated as MSRYSLMRAVERLSRPEWIVAVLTATLAACAPLPPAGNQAADQPPHQAATSATARPADGPLPVPPNLIALTQPAGQKRLMASAHNQSYWPLSQYFETQRNEAYCSVATSVMALNALGIRRPVSTQYPDFPYFSQEDFFRSVDPQVATAAGVSKEGMTLDQLSSALGAFPIEVKSFHAGDLTLGQFRDLIRDTTGRSNRFALLNFRRMEIGEAGGGHWSPLAAYDAASDSALLLDVARYKYPAVWVPVTQLYAGALAADSVSGLSRGIVIVGARTN; from the coding sequence ATGTCCAGATATTCATTGATGCGCGCCGTGGAGCGCCTAAGCCGGCCTGAGTGGATCGTTGCTGTACTCACGGCGACACTGGCCGCCTGTGCGCCGCTGCCGCCGGCTGGAAATCAGGCGGCGGATCAACCCCCGCATCAAGCCGCGACATCGGCCACGGCGCGCCCAGCCGACGGGCCGCTGCCGGTTCCGCCGAACCTGATCGCGTTGACGCAACCGGCAGGCCAGAAGCGCTTGATGGCCAGCGCCCATAACCAGTCGTACTGGCCGCTCTCGCAGTACTTCGAAACGCAGCGCAACGAGGCCTACTGTTCGGTCGCGACCTCGGTGATGGCGCTCAATGCATTGGGCATTCGTCGTCCTGTGTCGACGCAGTACCCAGATTTCCCCTATTTCTCGCAAGAGGATTTCTTTCGCAGCGTCGATCCGCAAGTGGCCACCGCCGCCGGGGTATCGAAGGAGGGCATGACGCTCGACCAGCTCAGTTCGGCTCTCGGCGCGTTCCCTATCGAAGTGAAGAGCTTCCACGCCGGCGATCTGACGCTCGGTCAGTTTCGCGATCTGATTCGTGACACGACGGGCCGCAGCAACCGCTTTGCGTTATTGAATTTCAGGCGCATGGAAATCGGCGAAGCGGGTGGCGGCCACTGGTCGCCGCTTGCCGCATACGACGCCGCAAGCGATAGTGCGTTGCTTCTCGACGTTGCGCGCTACAAGTATCCGGCGGTATGGGTGCCGGTCACGCAACTGTACGCGGGGGCCCTCGCGGCCGATAGCGTGAGCGGACTTTCGCGCGGCATTGTGATCGTCGGCGCGCGGACGAACTAG
- a CDS encoding glutathione S-transferase family protein, which produces MDYLLYYSPGAASMAVHWMLIEIGIPFDTRLVDIDAGNQRNPDYLRLNPAGRVPTLVVDGAPRHESSALLMLLAERHPEAALAPAPGTADRAAWLELMVYFANTLLPAMRDWFYADVDGDPAGAEGVRALAERRIEEACDRLDADLADGRAYLVGGKLSTADFLAVMLMRWTRNMPRPALGWPHLARYIRGLRALPSFVELNAREGLTEWRNEAA; this is translated from the coding sequence ATGGACTACCTTCTCTACTACTCGCCGGGCGCAGCAAGCATGGCCGTCCACTGGATGCTGATAGAAATCGGCATCCCTTTCGACACCCGTCTCGTCGACATCGACGCCGGCAATCAGCGGAACCCTGACTATCTCAGGCTGAATCCCGCGGGCCGCGTCCCCACACTGGTCGTCGACGGTGCGCCGCGCCACGAGTCGAGCGCGTTGCTCATGCTGTTGGCCGAGCGGCATCCTGAAGCCGCCCTCGCGCCCGCGCCGGGCACTGCCGATCGCGCGGCATGGCTGGAACTCATGGTCTATTTCGCCAACACGCTGCTGCCCGCCATGCGCGACTGGTTTTACGCGGATGTGGACGGCGATCCGGCCGGCGCCGAAGGGGTCCGGGCACTTGCAGAGCGGCGCATTGAAGAAGCCTGCGATCGGCTCGACGCCGATCTCGCCGACGGACGCGCCTATCTGGTTGGCGGCAAGCTCAGCACCGCCGATTTCCTCGCGGTCATGCTGATGCGCTGGACCCGCAATATGCCGCGCCCCGCGCTCGGCTGGCCGCATCTCGCGCGCTATATCCGCGGGCTGCGTGCGCTGCCTTCGTTCGTCGAATTGAATGCGCGCGAAGGGCTTACCGAATGGCGCAACGAGGCCGCTTGA